The nucleotide sequence GCCACCGGGCCGGTGACGAACGCACCCGATGAGGCATTGTCGGCCACGACGTCCGGCAGGGTGAACTTGAAGTCGCGGTACCGGCTGTCGATCACCTCGGCACCGCCGAGCACCACATCGACGGCCGCGAGCGCCTGCGCCGCACTGACTCCCGGCCCCTCGAGCTCGCGGGCCATGACGAAGACGATCTCGGGCTCGACCCGCGGGTGGATCAGCTTGCCCTGCGGCACCGGCTCGCCGGCGGGCAGCAGCATCGCGTCGGTCAGCCAGGCCACGAGCGGAACATCGATGCCCATGCGCTTCTGCTTGGCGCGACTCGTCAAGCCGAGCTTGACCCCGATCAGCTTCTCGCCGCGTGCCAATCGGCGGCGCAGCGTCTCGTCCTGTACGGCGTAGGCGGTGTCGTAGTCGAGTTCGGGCCATTCGTCGGTGATCGGACCCCGATCGTGCCGGTTGTCCTCACACTCGAGCAGAGCCGTTGCGGCCCGGTCGATGTCCCATCCACTGCCGGCCATCAACGCACTCCCATTCCGGCGAGATCGCCCAGTTCCTGTTCCTGCTGCAGCTGCAGCGCAATGTCGATGATCATGTCTTCCTGGCCGCCGACGTAGCCGGCCTCACCGACGCGTTGCAGGATCTGATGGGCCGCAACGCCGTAGCGCTCCGCGGCCCGCTCGGCGTGCAGCAGGAAGCTCGAGTACACCCCGGCGTAGCCCTGGGTGATCGAGGAGCGGTCCATCCACGGCAGTCGCGGGATGAACGGCCGGACGACGTCCTCGGCGGCCGAGAGCACCTCACCGAGGTCGACCCCGGTGCGAATCCCCATGCGCTCGAACGTGGCGGCGAGCACCTCGGTGGGGGAGTTGCCCGCCCCGGCGCCCAGAGCGCAGAGCGCACCGTCGATCTGCTTGGCCCCGGCCTGGTAGGCCAGCACCGAGTTGGCGATGCCCATCGACAGGTTCTGGTGGCCGTGGAAGCCGACCTGAGCCTCGTGGCCGATCTCGTTGATGACCGCGCGGATCCGCTCTTGTGCGGTCTCGAGGACCAGGGCGCCGGCCGAGTCGACGACGTAGACGCACTGGGCGCCGGCGTCCACCATGATGCGAGCCTGTCGGGCGAGCTCGGCGGGTTCGGCGCGGTGCGAGAGCATCAGGAAGCCGACGGTCTCCATGCCGAGCTTGCGTGCCTCGCCGAAGTGCTGGATCGAGACATCGGCCTCGGTGCAGTGCGTGGCGATCCGGGCCACCGAGGCACCGGCGGCGTGGGCTTGGTGCAGGTGGTGCACCGTACCCAGCCCGGGCAGCATCAGGATCGCGATCTTGGCCTGCTTCGCTTCCTCCACAGCGGCTTTGATCAACTGCATCTCGTCGACGCGGCTGAAGCCGTAGTTGAAGCTCGACCCGCCCAGGCCGTCACCGTGGCTGACCTCGATGACCTGGACGCCGGCCTTGTCCAGGGCGTGGACGACGCCGCGCACCTGTTCCTCGGTGAACTGGTGCGACATGGCGTGCGAGCCGTCGCGCAGGGTGGAGTCGGTGATCCGCAGATCACGCTCGCCGCCGGCCTTGGGGGTGTTGGCGAGCACCTCGGATTCGGTGACCTCGCGGGTGACGACGGGGGCGTCGTCCGGGTTGATGGTCATGTCGCCCATGGCGGCTCAGACTCCTGCCGTCGCGTCGAGGGTTTCGAGATCGCCGAGTTCGGCGGAGGACTTCCAGCTCGAGGCCACGCCCAGCCGGTGCGCGGCCATGATGTCGCCGACCCGCGCCGCGGCCGCGGTGATGATGTCGAGGTTGCCGGCGTAGTCGGGCAGGTAGTCGCCGCGGCCCTTGACCTCCACCGGGATGAACGCTCGGGCCATGCCCTGCCACAGGTCTCGGGCGTGGTCGAACTGCACCTCGGCACGCAGGTGGTAGCCGGGTACGTACTCGCGCACCCGCTCGACCATGGCGTGGATCGACTCCAGGATCTTGTCCTGCAACTCACCGGGCTCGCCGGCCTCGGCGGGGATGGCGCAGAACACCGAGTTGCGCATCATCAGCGGCGGTTCGACCGGGTTCAGGATGATGATCGCCTTGCCGCGGTCGGCGCCGCCGACCACTTCCAGTGCGGCCGAGGTGGTCTCGGTGAACTCGTCGATGTTCGCTCGGGTGCCCGGGCCGGCCGACTTGCTCGAGATCGAGGCGACGATCTCGGCGTAGGGCACCGGCACTACGTCCGCAACCGCGCGCACCATCGGCGTGGTGGCCTGCCCACCACAGGTGATCATGTTGACGTTCGTGGCGTCGATGTTGAAGTCGACGTTGACCGGCGGGCACACGTACGGGCCGACCGCGGCCGGTGTCAGGTCGACGGCCAGGATTCCGGCCTCGGCGTAGCGGGGGGCGTTGGCGGCGTGTGCCTTGGCCGAGGTGCACTCGAAGACGATGTCCGGCAGCTCGTCCTGGGCCAGCAGCCAGTCGACGCCCTCGTGGCTCGCCTCCAGGCCGACACTCGCGGCGCGGCGCAGCCCGTCGGAGGACGGGTCGACGCCGATCATGTAGCGCGGCTGGATGATCTCGCTGCGGCGCAGCAGCTTGAACATCAGATCGGTGCCGATGTTGCCCGGCCCGACGATGGCAGCGGTCGCCTTACGGGGTTGGCTCATCTCACTGTCCTTCGGAGGGGTCGGGGGCGAAGCGCACGGTCACACTGCCGATGCCGGCGAAGGTGGCGCTGAAGGTGTCGCCAGGCGTCACGGCCACCGAGGCGGTGATCGACCCGGGCAGGACGACGTGCCCCGCCTCGAGCGTGACACCGCGCGCGCCGAGGGTGTTGGCCAGCCAGGCGAGCGACGTGATCGGTGAGCCGAGCACGGCCCCGCCGGCGCCGGTCCCCACGACCTCGCCGTTGCAGCGCAACACGCAGCCGGAGCGGCGCAGGTCGACGTCGTGCACGCTGACCGGGGTGCTGCCCAGGACGACGCCGGCGCTGGAGGCGTTGTCGGCGACGGTGTCGAAGAAGCTGATCTTCCAGTCGCGGATCCGGCTGTCGATCAGCTCGAGCGCGGGCAGGACGAAGTCGATCGCCGCGGCGGCCTCGGCCACCGTGACGCCGGGGCCGCGCAGCGGACGCTTCAACACGAAGGCCACCTCGGGCTCGATCCGCGGCTGCAGGAAGGTGCTCGCCGCGATCGTGCTGTTCTCGAGGTAGAACATGTCGTCCAGCAGGTGACCGAAGTCGGGCTGGTTCACCTTCATCTGGCGCTGCATCACCGCCGACGTCAGCCCGACCTTGTGGCCCTTGATCGTGGCCCCGGCGGCCAGCCGCTGCTCGATCTGGGCCAGCTGAATGGCGTAGCTGTCCTCGAGCGTCATCTCGGGGTTGGTGTCGATCAGGGGATCGATCGGTTTGCCGGTCTCGTAGGCCTCTGACAGTGCTCGGGCAGCCTGGCTGCGCGCATCGGCGTCCACGCGGGTGGTCTCCTTCCGGTCACCGGCAAAGCTAGCTGTCCCGGTGAGATCATCGGTCTCGGTGTTCGGCTCAGCGGAACGCCCACCCGGACAAGGTGTTCGGCGTCACATGGCCAGGTGCGATCTGCCTGCTCAGATTCCCAGCGAGCGCGCGAGGCGTCGTGCGGCCACCGAGACCAGCTGCGCGGAGCGGCCCAGATTGCCCGCGATCTGTTCGGTGGACCCGACGAGTGATATCGCCGCCCGGGCGCGACCGCTGGAGTCCAGCACCGGGGCGGCGACGGAGGAGAACCCGACCATGGCCTCGCCGACGTTCGTTGCCACACCCTTGCGCCGGATCTCGGCGCGGGCACGGTCGAAGTCGGCTTCGGTGCGGATGGACGAGTTGGTCAGGGCCGGGAAGCCGGCCTCCTTGCGGGCTCGGGCGGCCTCTGGGTCGAAGGCGGTGATCACCTTGCCCGAGCTGGTGCAGTGCGAGGGCATCCGCCGAGCGACGGCGGTCATGGCGGGCATGCCGCGCAGCGGCTCGAGCCGCTCGATGTAGATCACGTTGCTGCCGTCGGCCACGCCCAGGTGCACGGTGCACCCGGTGAGCTGACGCAACTCCTCCAGCAGGGGGGCAGCGGTGCGGCGCAGCCGCATCCGGTCGCCGGCGAGCTGGCCGAGTTCGAACAGGTGCAGGCCGAGCCGATAGTGCCCGGTCTCGGGGTTCTTGTCGGTCAGGCCGCGGGCCGACAGCGAGGTCAGCAGCCGATGGGCGGTCGACTTGGCGACCCCGAGCCGCCGGGCGATGTCGCTGACCCCGAGCTCCTCGGCGTCCAGGAAACAGTCCAGGACGTCGAGCGCCGAGGTGACCGACTTGACCCCACCGTGGGCGACGGACTCGTCCGCTGTTCCGCCGCGGTGCCGGCTCGTGCCTCCCACGAGGGCGAGTCCGCTGTGAGTACGCGGCGGCGGTGTGGCAGCAGAGCGGGCCAGTGTCGTCATCGACGGTGCTCCTCCCGACAAGCGTGGCGGCGATGCCACGTGAGGTGTGTCCGTGAGCCAAGTCACTGACTAGACAGTCGCTGCCGAGGTCGCGACGATGCAACTCATGCGTTCCACTGAGCGGGACAGCGGCGACTCGAGTGCCAGCTCGGCACCGGTTTCGTTACTCGAGAGGGCTTCACTCGTCTTGGGGTGTTTCGGGCCGGATCACACCGATATCGGGGTATCCGACATTGCCCGACGAACCGGCCTGGCCAAGTCGACCACGCATCGGCTGGTGGTCGAGATGGTCCGCCTCGGCCTGCTCGAGGAGGCCGGCGGGGGCCGGGTGCGCCTGGGCCTGCGGATGTTCGAGCTGGGGCAGTTGGTGCCCCGTCAGCGGGCCTTGCACGAGGCGGCTCGCCCGTTCATGGAGGACCTGCGCGAGGCCACCGGCAACCACGTCCATCTGGCCGTGCTGGACGGCATCGAGGTCGTCTATGTCGAGATCCTGCGAGCGCGCGACGTCCAGCCGTTGCCCTCGCGCGTCGGTGGCCGGTTGCCCGCCCACTCGACCGGGGTCGGCAAGGCCATCCTGGCGTTCAGCCGACCGGACGTCGTCCGGGCCCGGATCGAGGCCGGGCTGGTCCGGCGCACCGCCTACACGATCATCATGCCGGGGGCCTTCGCGCGAGAACTCGCCGCCATCAACGCCTCGGGCATCTCCTACGACCGGCAGGAATCGGCGATGGGCGTCGTCTGTGCCGCCTGCCCGGTCTTCGGTGCCGACGGGACCGTGGTCGCCGGCCTGTCCGTCACGGGGCGGGCCGAGCGCCTGGACATCGAACGCATGGCACCCGCCGTCCGCACCGCCGCCCTCGCCCTCTCACGCACCCTCGGCGCACCCACGCCCGGCTGACCCAACCCGCTCATGCTCCGCAGGTGTCGTCGTCCTGCCTGATGGCAACGATGTCAGGCGTCAGCCGCGGAGCATGAGCGGTCCGCTGCGGAGCATGAGCGGGTTTCAGGTGCGTGTTCCGTGTTGAGGAACATCGGGGCCGGGGGGTGGCGGGGTGGCGCACCTTGACGGGAGGCAGAGGCGCGACGGGGCGCCGGACAGTGGAGGGGAGAGTCCTCAGTGACGCCGTTCATGCTGCGGATCGCCGAGCTCATCGGGGCCGAGACCGACGAGGTCGACGAGCCCTTGGCGTACAAGACCAAGCTGTCCAATCCAGAGCTCGCCAGCGTCGGGGCGGACAAGCACGTCGCCATCAGGGCACTCGCCGAGCAGCTGCTCTGCGAGGCCAATGCCGTGCTCGCCGACAACGACGACCATCTGGGCCTGTTCGACGAGGCGACGAACGCCGAACTGGCCTTCTCGGTCACCTACCGCCAGCGCGCCGTCCGGTTCTCGACCCGGTTCGTCGACGGCAAGGCCTACGCCCAGCTCGTCGGTGACGGCGTCGAACCCGGCCCGCCCCGCGAACTCGACGGCCCGGACGCCGTGGCCGACCTGCTCGTGCTGCTCCTGGTCTCGGCCGGTCTGACCCATCACGCCGTCGAGGCCTGATCGCCCCACCCTCGCCCACCCCGCCCCACCCTCGCTCCACCCCGCTACGCCGCAACGCGCACCACGCCAGACAGGCGCCAGAGAACCACCATCCGACAGGAGGCCCGACGTGCAGTACGAGCTACGCACCCAGGTCATCGAGGCCAAGCGCAAGACGTTCGCCAACCTCACCGAGCGTTTCGGTGACCGGCCGGCGTCGCGTTACGAAGAGGGCTCGATCGACATCCAGGCGGTGACGAACTTCCATTACCGTCCGCTGTGGGACCCCGAGCACGAGATCTATGACGAGTCCTACTCGGCCGTGCGGCTGAGCGACACGTACTCGTTCACGGACCCGCGTCAGCTCTACTACTTCCCGTACGTCACGGCGCGTTCGCACCTGCACGAGGCCTTCGGGTCGACGCTGTCCTACCTCGACAGCCGCTCCCTGCTGGAGAAGATGCCGGCCGCCTGGAAGACCGCGGTGGCCCAAGCCGTGATCCCGATGCGGCACTACGAGAGCGGCGCCCAACTGCTGGCCGCCTACGGCTGCCGATTCGCCTGGGGCACCACGATCGAACAGTGCCTGTCGTACTCGGCGTTCGACCGCATCGGTAACGCACAGATGCTCAGCCGCGCCGGGATCGCCCTGGACGGTGGCACCGACGCCCTACTCGGCGAGGCCAAGACCCAGTGGCTCGAGAACGCCGACCTGCAGCCGCTGCGCAAGTACATCGAACTGCTGATGCCCGAGAAGGACTGGGCAGTCGCCCTGGTCGGCCTGGACCTCATGGACCAGCTCCTCTACGGCCTGCTCTACACCCACCTCGACGAGGCGGCGCTGATGGGCGGGGCCGGTGGCTACTCGCTCATCGCCCAGCACTTCGCCGGATGGTTCGCCGACCAGCGCCGGTGGGTCGATGCGCTCTACCGGGCATGGCTCGCCGACGGTGAGCACGGTGCGGCCAACCGGGTCACGCTGGCCGCGGCCCGCGCGAAGCTGCTTCCCGGGGCGGTCGAGGCCGCCCAGGGCGTCGCCCGTCTCATCGACGCCCAGATCGATTGCGGTGCAGCCGATTACGTCACGTCACGCGCCGCCACCCTGGCCGGCCTGTTCGCCGAGGAGTCCTGATCCACCATGAGTGAGACCACACAGACGGCCGCGGTGCGCGATGTCGGCGTCGACCTGCAGGAGACCGAGGACAACCGTGCGGTGATGGAGGCCATCGAGGCCGACAACCCGGACTGCACCGTCAAGCACTTCCCCGGACTCGTCCGGATCTCGTCGCCGGGACGGTTGACCATCAACCGCGAGAGCGTGGAGGAGCGGCTGGGCCGGGAGTGGGAGACCCACGAGTTCCAGCTCGCCATCGTGTCCTACTTCGGCCACATCAAGGAGTGGGACGACGACCAGATCATCATCGCCTGGGATCACTGAGAGAGAGGACGCAGCCATGGCCGCACCGCGCAAGCTGTCGATGAAGCAACGCTACGCAGCGCTCACGCACGACTTGGACTGGGACTTCTCCTATGTGTCCCGCGAAGAAGCGTTCCCGTACACCTCGTTCGAGGGCATCAAGATCCACGACTGGTCGAAGTGGGAAGACCCCTTCCGGCTGACCGTCGACGCCTACATGAAGTACCAGGCGGAGAAGGACAAGCGGCTGTACGCCGTCCTGGACTCCTTCGCCCAGGGCCAGGGCCACCTGTCGCTCGCGGACGCCAAGTACCTCAACGCGATGAAGCTGTTCCTGCAGGGCGTGACCCCGCTGGAATACCAGGCTCACCGCCACTTCTCGTACCTGGCACGCTTCCTCGAGGGCCCCGGCCCCCGGTTCGCGGCGCTGTGCCAGAGCCAGGACGAGCTGCGCCACGCGCAGACCGAGATCCACACGCTGTCGAACTACAACAAGTTCTACGGCGGCATGCACTCGTGGCACCACCAGCACGACCGGGTCTGGTACCTGTCGGTGCCGAAGTCGTACTTCGACGACGCCGTGACCGCCGGCCCGTTCGAGTTCATGATCGCGATCGGGTTCAGCTTCGAGTACCTGCTGACCAACCTGCTCTTCGTGCCGTTCATGTCCGGCGCCTCGTTCAACGGCGACCTGCCGACGATGACGTTCGGCTTCTCGGCCCAGAGCGACGAGTCCCGCCACATGACGTTCGGGCTCGAGGCGATCAAGTTCCTGCTCGAGCAGGATCCGGACAACGTGCCGATCGTGCAGGCCTGGATCGACAAGTGGTTCTGGCGCGGCTACCGGCTGCTCGCCCTGGTCAGCCAGATGCTCGACTACATGCTGCCGCGCAAGGTCATGAGCTGGAAGGAGTCCTTCGAGCTGTACTTCGAGCAGCAGATGCTCGGCGGCCTCTTCCCCGACCTGGCCTACTACGGCATCAAGCCGCCGCAGCACGTGCAGCAGGCGATCGACGAGAAGGACATCCTCTCGCACCAGGTGTACTGGACCCTGTACCAGTTCAGCTTCGCGGCTGCGTTCAACACCACGATGCCGGACGCCGAGCACCTGGACTGGCTGTCGGAGCAGTACCCGGACACCTTCGACAAGTACTACCGGCCGTTGTGGGACAAGGCGGCTCGGGTGGTCGAGAGCGGTGGCCGGCACTTCGGTCGCGCGCTGCCGCAGCTGTGCCAGACCTGTCAGATCCCGATGCTGTTCACCGAACCCGGTGACCCGACGACGATCTGCCAGCGGCACTCGGTGTACGAGGGCGAGCGGTACGACTTCTGCTCCGACGGCTGCAAGTGGATCTTCGATCGCGAGCCGGAGAAGTACGTCCAGGCCTGGCTGCCGGTGCACCAGATCTACCAGGGCAACTGTGGTGGGCCGACGGTGCCCGACGTCCTCGCCTGGTACCGGCTGCAGCCCGGCGACAACGGCGAGTACGAAGGTTCGCAGGAGGCTCAGGACTGGGCCGCCTGGCACACCACGTCGCACGCCCCAGCCGCCACCCCGGCCCCCGTCGCCGGCAACTGATCGAGAGGAGACAGCGAGATGGCAGTCCGAGCAATCGGTGAGTACACGTTCCCCT is from Kineosporiaceae bacterium and encodes:
- a CDS encoding YHS domain-containing protein, with protein sequence MAAPRKLSMKQRYAALTHDLDWDFSYVSREEAFPYTSFEGIKIHDWSKWEDPFRLTVDAYMKYQAEKDKRLYAVLDSFAQGQGHLSLADAKYLNAMKLFLQGVTPLEYQAHRHFSYLARFLEGPGPRFAALCQSQDELRHAQTEIHTLSNYNKFYGGMHSWHHQHDRVWYLSVPKSYFDDAVTAGPFEFMIAIGFSFEYLLTNLLFVPFMSGASFNGDLPTMTFGFSAQSDESRHMTFGLEAIKFLLEQDPDNVPIVQAWIDKWFWRGYRLLALVSQMLDYMLPRKVMSWKESFELYFEQQMLGGLFPDLAYYGIKPPQHVQQAIDEKDILSHQVYWTLYQFSFAAAFNTTMPDAEHLDWLSEQYPDTFDKYYRPLWDKAARVVESGGRHFGRALPQLCQTCQIPMLFTEPGDPTTICQRHSVYEGERYDFCSDGCKWIFDREPEKYVQAWLPVHQIYQGNCGGPTVPDVLAWYRLQPGDNGEYEGSQEAQDWAAWHTTSHAPAATPAPVAGN
- a CDS encoding 2-keto-4-pentenoate hydratase encodes the protein MDADARSQAARALSEAYETGKPIDPLIDTNPEMTLEDSYAIQLAQIEQRLAAGATIKGHKVGLTSAVMQRQMKVNQPDFGHLLDDMFYLENSTIAASTFLQPRIEPEVAFVLKRPLRGPGVTVAEAAAAIDFVLPALELIDSRIRDWKISFFDTVADNASSAGVVLGSTPVSVHDVDLRRSGCVLRCNGEVVGTGAGGAVLGSPITSLAWLANTLGARGVTLEAGHVVLPGSITASVAVTPGDTFSATFAGIGSVTVRFAPDPSEGQ
- the dmpG gene encoding 4-hydroxy-2-oxovalerate aldolase, producing MGDMTINPDDAPVVTREVTESEVLANTPKAGGERDLRITDSTLRDGSHAMSHQFTEEQVRGVVHALDKAGVQVIEVSHGDGLGGSSFNYGFSRVDEMQLIKAAVEEAKQAKIAILMLPGLGTVHHLHQAHAAGASVARIATHCTEADVSIQHFGEARKLGMETVGFLMLSHRAEPAELARQARIMVDAGAQCVYVVDSAGALVLETAQERIRAVINEIGHEAQVGFHGHQNLSMGIANSVLAYQAGAKQIDGALCALGAGAGNSPTEVLAATFERMGIRTGVDLGEVLSAAEDVVRPFIPRLPWMDRSSITQGYAGVYSSFLLHAERAAERYGVAAHQILQRVGEAGYVGGQEDMIIDIALQLQQEQELGDLAGMGVR
- a CDS encoding IclR family transcriptional regulator encodes the protein MRSTERDSGDSSASSAPVSLLERASLVLGCFGPDHTDIGVSDIARRTGLAKSTTHRLVVEMVRLGLLEEAGGGRVRLGLRMFELGQLVPRQRALHEAARPFMEDLREATGNHVHLAVLDGIEVVYVEILRARDVQPLPSRVGGRLPAHSTGVGKAILAFSRPDVVRARIEAGLVRRTAYTIIMPGAFARELAAINASGISYDRQESAMGVVCAACPVFGADGTVVAGLSVTGRAERLDIERMAPAVRTAALALSRTLGAPTPG
- a CDS encoding MmoB/DmpM family protein encodes the protein MSETTQTAAVRDVGVDLQETEDNRAVMEAIEADNPDCTVKHFPGLVRISSPGRLTINRESVEERLGREWETHEFQLAIVSYFGHIKEWDDDQIIIAWDH
- a CDS encoding 4-oxalocrotonate decarboxylase; the encoded protein is MAGSGWDIDRAATALLECEDNRHDRGPITDEWPELDYDTAYAVQDETLRRRLARGEKLIGVKLGLTSRAKQKRMGIDVPLVAWLTDAMLLPAGEPVPQGKLIHPRVEPEIVFVMARELEGPGVSAAQALAAVDVVLGGAEVIDSRYRDFKFTLPDVVADNASSGAFVTGPVALPADGLDLAMEAVMVEVDGAIVDSATGAAVQGHPAEALALAVNDLGRRGKKLEAGWIVLTGGMTDAVFAPPGSSVACHFTSLGSVYLNGGPAAEAGTGASA
- a CDS encoding acetaldehyde dehydrogenase (acetylating) — its product is MSQPRKATAAIVGPGNIGTDLMFKLLRRSEIIQPRYMIGVDPSSDGLRRAASVGLEASHEGVDWLLAQDELPDIVFECTSAKAHAANAPRYAEAGILAVDLTPAAVGPYVCPPVNVDFNIDATNVNMITCGGQATTPMVRAVADVVPVPYAEIVASISSKSAGPGTRANIDEFTETTSAALEVVGGADRGKAIIILNPVEPPLMMRNSVFCAIPAEAGEPGELQDKILESIHAMVERVREYVPGYHLRAEVQFDHARDLWQGMARAFIPVEVKGRGDYLPDYAGNLDIITAAAARVGDIMAAHRLGVASSWKSSAELGDLETLDATAGV
- a CDS encoding IclR family transcriptional regulator, which encodes MTTLARSAATPPPRTHSGLALVGGTSRHRGGTADESVAHGGVKSVTSALDVLDCFLDAEELGVSDIARRLGVAKSTAHRLLTSLSARGLTDKNPETGHYRLGLHLFELGQLAGDRMRLRRTAAPLLEELRQLTGCTVHLGVADGSNVIYIERLEPLRGMPAMTAVARRMPSHCTSSGKVITAFDPEAARARKEAGFPALTNSSIRTEADFDRARAEIRRKGVATNVGEAMVGFSSVAAPVLDSSGRARAAISLVGSTEQIAGNLGRSAQLVSVAARRLARSLGI
- a CDS encoding phenol 2-monooxygenase; amino-acid sequence: MQYELRTQVIEAKRKTFANLTERFGDRPASRYEEGSIDIQAVTNFHYRPLWDPEHEIYDESYSAVRLSDTYSFTDPRQLYYFPYVTARSHLHEAFGSTLSYLDSRSLLEKMPAAWKTAVAQAVIPMRHYESGAQLLAAYGCRFAWGTTIEQCLSYSAFDRIGNAQMLSRAGIALDGGTDALLGEAKTQWLENADLQPLRKYIELLMPEKDWAVALVGLDLMDQLLYGLLYTHLDEAALMGGAGGYSLIAQHFAGWFADQRRWVDALYRAWLADGEHGAANRVTLAAARAKLLPGAVEAAQGVARLIDAQIDCGAADYVTSRAATLAGLFAEES